From Paenibacillus sp. V4I7, one genomic window encodes:
- a CDS encoding carbohydrate ABC transporter permease — MKRNYGYRFIKVAFLSVYLVIMVFPLYWIVITSLKPQKEIFSYPVHYWPEQFTLQNYVNIFKVSKFNVYMANSLFVSISSALIVIVIAICSAYVLARFRFRGHKQIMLAFFVTQMLPGFIALAPLYMMMSNLHLLNQRISLILMYTVILIPFSTIMLRGFFQRIPANLEEAAMIDGCSQLSALIRVIIPIMMPGISSMFIFAFVQNWNELFLAVMFIDNESLKTLPVAMNSFILKFNVDWGSMSAGTVLSILPTILLFALAQRFIVEGLTQGAVKG; from the coding sequence ATGAAACGAAATTACGGGTATCGGTTCATCAAAGTTGCTTTTCTTTCCGTGTACTTAGTTATTATGGTGTTTCCGTTATACTGGATCGTCATCACCTCGTTAAAGCCGCAAAAGGAAATATTCAGTTATCCCGTCCATTACTGGCCCGAGCAGTTCACACTGCAAAATTACGTGAACATTTTCAAAGTATCTAAGTTTAACGTATATATGGCCAACAGCCTTTTCGTGTCGATTTCTTCTGCTCTGATCGTAATCGTGATCGCCATATGCAGCGCTTATGTGCTCGCACGATTTCGGTTTCGAGGCCACAAGCAAATTATGCTTGCCTTCTTCGTAACGCAGATGCTCCCAGGCTTCATTGCTCTGGCTCCGCTTTACATGATGATGTCAAACTTGCATCTGCTTAATCAGCGAATTTCATTGATCCTCATGTATACGGTCATCTTGATCCCGTTCTCAACGATTATGCTGCGAGGCTTTTTCCAGCGAATTCCTGCCAACTTGGAGGAAGCAGCGATGATCGACGGCTGTTCCCAGCTGTCTGCCCTCATTCGAGTCATTATCCCGATCATGATGCCGGGCATTTCCTCGATGTTCATCTTTGCTTTCGTCCAGAACTGGAATGAGCTTTTCTTGGCCGTTATGTTTATCGATAACGAATCGTTAAAAACACTGCCGGTAGCGATGAATTCTTTTATCCTCAAATTTAATGTGGATTGGGGTTCTATGTCCGCCGGAACTGTGCTGTCCATCCTCCCAACGATACTTTTGTTTGCCCTAGCACAGCGATTTATTGTAGAAGGATTAACCCAAGGGGCGGTGAAAGGGTAG
- a CDS encoding carbohydrate ABC transporter permease, with protein MSSRQKFILSSLLPALLLVMIFTYYPFFKGVVMAFQNYKLFNLKQVHFVGIQNFVEAFRDQQFLAAMKNSAYWVFFSLILQFLLGFILALFLNKKFWGRGVYQAFIFYPWALSGFLIGLIWKWLFNSQIGVINDLLLRLGIIEDRIGFLSDPNWAMSSVIVANVWYGIAFFTIMLLAALQSIPSELYEAASIDGANGYRKLLYVTIPYIMPTIIATTLLRVIWIFNDPTLIYGMTNGGPGGATHILSSLMLNKIIYDGDYGAASAVGVIMIVMLFLYTLFYLMVTKSEKVGDF; from the coding sequence GTGAGTTCTCGGCAAAAATTCATTCTTTCCAGCTTGCTGCCCGCACTGCTGCTTGTAATGATTTTTACATACTATCCCTTCTTCAAGGGTGTGGTGATGGCTTTTCAAAATTACAAGTTGTTCAATCTGAAGCAGGTGCATTTTGTCGGCATACAAAACTTCGTCGAAGCGTTTCGAGATCAGCAATTTCTTGCAGCAATGAAAAACAGTGCCTACTGGGTGTTTTTCTCCTTAATTTTGCAATTTCTATTAGGGTTTATCCTGGCGCTGTTTCTGAATAAGAAATTTTGGGGACGAGGGGTGTACCAAGCCTTTATTTTTTATCCATGGGCTTTATCGGGATTTCTGATTGGCCTTATTTGGAAATGGCTGTTTAACTCTCAAATTGGTGTCATCAATGATCTCTTGTTGCGTCTTGGTATTATTGAAGATCGGATCGGGTTCTTGTCGGATCCGAACTGGGCCATGTCTTCCGTTATTGTCGCCAACGTGTGGTACGGGATAGCCTTTTTTACCATCATGCTGCTGGCTGCTCTGCAATCCATACCTTCGGAGCTGTACGAAGCAGCGAGTATCGATGGAGCGAACGGTTATCGAAAGCTGCTTTATGTGACGATTCCGTACATTATGCCGACCATCATCGCCACAACGCTGCTGCGGGTTATTTGGATCTTCAATGATCCTACGCTCATTTACGGCATGACGAATGGCGGACCGGGAGGGGCAACCCACATCTTGTCCTCTTTGATGCTCAATAAAATTATTTATGACGGAGACTATGGGGCTGCATCGGCAGTCGGGGTCATTATGATCGTCATGTTGTTTTTGTACACTTTGTTTTATTTGATGGTAACTAAGTCGGAGAAAGTAGGTGACTTCTAA
- a CDS encoding sugar ABC transporter substrate-binding protein, with the protein MGAAVVKGWTTLFAGVMLLGTLAGCSGSGSSEITATPSGNTAAPNENVKSTEPPAKQITLQMIESLTSPERTKLLQDAIARFQKDNPNIKVELISPPFDQADNKIRTMLAAKQELDILEVRDLNIAEYVNNGYLEPLDTYASSWADSKTLSGTSKVVGSNNGKLYFIANALYQRQMFYRKDWFDAKGLAAPKTWEELVDSAKKLTDPKQNRYGFSFRGGPGANGNFDHMIYDYNDKVMNIDDAPFTKDGKTVYSTPEAKQALELYKKLYKEASPPDSINWGFQDQVQAFTSGVTGILLQDPDVIKVLQDKMDPKTLETAAMPLGPNGKSLVSTGAAGWGVTANSKSKNEAWKLISYLSSPKENTEFSKQIGTIPIHTSATADTFFQTGPYKTLLDMTSKADIFVNFTPPFKYPGNGSWGELSMKGQQSYLLDKKSTDDTLKEWDKFWLDQKAGMKK; encoded by the coding sequence ATGGGGGCAGCTGTGGTCAAAGGATGGACAACTTTGTTTGCCGGCGTTATGTTATTGGGTACCTTAGCAGGATGTAGTGGGAGTGGAAGCTCCGAGATTACGGCAACTCCAAGCGGAAATACGGCAGCGCCCAATGAGAACGTGAAGAGTACTGAGCCACCAGCCAAACAAATAACGCTTCAAATGATTGAAAGTTTAACGAGTCCGGAACGCACTAAATTGCTTCAAGATGCCATTGCTCGGTTTCAAAAGGACAATCCAAACATCAAAGTGGAGCTCATATCACCGCCATTCGATCAAGCGGACAATAAAATCAGAACCATGCTTGCCGCCAAGCAAGAACTCGACATTCTCGAGGTACGGGATCTGAACATTGCTGAGTACGTCAATAATGGTTATTTGGAACCATTGGATACCTACGCATCGAGTTGGGCGGATAGTAAAACGCTCTCTGGTACATCCAAAGTTGTAGGCTCGAATAACGGCAAACTTTACTTTATCGCGAACGCTCTTTATCAAAGACAAATGTTTTACCGGAAAGATTGGTTCGACGCCAAGGGTCTTGCTGCACCGAAGACATGGGAAGAGCTGGTCGATTCTGCCAAGAAGCTGACAGATCCGAAGCAAAATCGATACGGTTTCTCATTCCGCGGAGGTCCGGGAGCTAACGGCAACTTCGACCATATGATTTACGATTATAACGACAAAGTGATGAATATCGATGATGCGCCGTTTACGAAGGACGGCAAGACGGTGTACAGCACACCTGAAGCTAAGCAGGCATTAGAGCTGTACAAGAAGCTTTATAAAGAGGCGTCGCCGCCGGATTCGATCAACTGGGGATTCCAAGATCAGGTTCAAGCTTTTACATCTGGGGTAACCGGCATTTTACTCCAGGATCCAGACGTAATTAAGGTGCTACAGGATAAAATGGACCCCAAAACATTAGAAACGGCAGCGATGCCCCTCGGACCTAACGGTAAATCACTAGTTAGTACAGGAGCTGCTGGATGGGGCGTTACAGCGAATTCCAAAAGTAAGAACGAAGCTTGGAAATTGATATCTTATCTCTCGAGCCCGAAAGAAAATACGGAGTTTTCTAAGCAAATTGGCACAATACCGATTCATACATCGGCGACAGCCGATACGTTCTTCCAAACGGGCCCTTACAAGACACTGCTCGACATGACTTCAAAAGCAGATATTTTCGTCAACTTTACACCGCCGTTCAAATATCCTGGTAACGGGAGCTGGGGTGAGCTGAGCATGAAGGGGCAGCAATCGTATTTGCTCGACAAGAAGTCGACGGACGATACTCTGAAGGAATGGGATAAATTTTGGTTAGATCAGAAAGCGGGAATGAAAAAATAA
- a CDS encoding late competence development ComFB family protein — MGVVNAVEAIVSNLYEEFQKSYDVKCGCQHCKEDILALVLNRIPPKYTSSEKGQLYIKTLYLNPQLQSDVMRELMRAALVVEHKQNHVVNEGI, encoded by the coding sequence ATGGGAGTAGTTAATGCAGTAGAAGCAATCGTTAGTAATTTGTATGAAGAGTTTCAGAAAAGCTATGATGTCAAATGCGGTTGTCAGCATTGCAAAGAGGATATTCTTGCTTTAGTTTTAAATCGTATACCTCCCAAATATACGTCGAGTGAAAAAGGCCAGCTGTATATCAAAACCCTCTATTTAAATCCACAACTGCAATCCGATGTCATGAGAGAGCTCATGCGAGCAGCTTTAGTTGTTGAGCATAAACAAAACCATGTTGTTAATGAAGGGATATAA
- a CDS encoding DinB family protein, with translation MQTAETLKRIEELTHQYLDELHPLSIEQLKIQSNENEWSLGQLYLHLIKTALFMQIGNIEKCRSQSSDAVDAVGEKTEAGEAVFKLGGFPPERIRVPASPQYTPEQPVSKQQIIDGMHTVLQRMKEIEPLLEDISTKCTSLHPRLGALNAKEWFALIEMHYRHHLLQLERLKAFINSTETV, from the coding sequence ATACAAACAGCCGAAACTTTGAAACGAATTGAGGAACTCACGCACCAATACCTAGATGAATTACATCCTCTGAGCATAGAGCAACTGAAAATTCAGTCAAATGAGAATGAATGGTCGCTTGGACAGCTGTACCTTCATCTTATCAAAACAGCACTCTTCATGCAGATTGGCAATATTGAGAAATGCCGAAGTCAGAGCTCAGATGCAGTCGATGCTGTAGGAGAAAAAACGGAAGCGGGAGAAGCAGTCTTTAAGCTAGGCGGTTTTCCACCTGAACGTATTAGGGTTCCAGCTTCTCCTCAATATACGCCCGAGCAGCCAGTTAGTAAGCAGCAGATCATCGATGGGATGCATACGGTGCTCCAACGAATGAAAGAAATCGAGCCTTTGCTTGAGGACATATCTACGAAATGTACCTCTTTGCATCCAAGATTAGGCGCGCTAAACGCGAAAGAATGGTTTGCACTCATTGAGATGCATTATCGGCATCATCTTCTTCAGTTAGAGCGTTTGAAAGCATTCATAAACAGCACGGAAACCGTATAA
- a CDS encoding DUF6463 family protein: MAIQKHSGWMMEWTSYIHNVVGLILFWKPLSEMVKSGIWNSVDQSFDRSAAFWFLFFGILLWIIGRMMRWMTKEKGLAIPRFVGWHILILSVVGAIIMPISGFWLVIPQGIYMIRKS; the protein is encoded by the coding sequence ATGGCCATTCAGAAGCACAGCGGATGGATGATGGAGTGGACTTCTTATATTCATAATGTCGTCGGTTTGATCCTATTTTGGAAACCGCTCAGCGAGATGGTGAAATCGGGGATATGGAATTCCGTTGATCAATCCTTCGACAGGTCGGCAGCTTTCTGGTTTTTATTTTTTGGTATTTTGTTGTGGATTATTGGACGAATGATGCGCTGGATGACCAAAGAGAAAGGTCTTGCAATTCCTCGCTTTGTGGGCTGGCATATCCTCATACTCTCTGTTGTAGGGGCTATAATAATGCCGATATCGGGCTTCTGGCTAGTCATTCCTCAAGGAATTTATATGATACGAAAGTCATAA
- a CDS encoding ArsA family ATPase, producing MRIIIYTGKGGVGKTSIAAATAYRMAAEGKRTIVISTDAAHSLSDSLGIPLQHEPLLIHERLWAQEIDSLKETQRYWGSVRNWFSNFMQWANLDDIGSEELMVFPGFEELFSLLRIKEHAESGLYDAIIVDCAPTGETLRLLSYPQLLRWWVRNIFPYERKILKLARPILKVTKGLELPNDDVMDSFSQVVDQLEKLQQVIADPEITSIRLVVNPEKMVISEARRAFTNLNLYGFHTDAVIVNKVLSEEASEGYFAQWKQIQNKYEEEIVQCFSPLPILKVPLMPLEVVGKEMLERVAAAAFHERECGAILHKGIIEEVKKTEGGYELRISLPFTEKKQLQLNQKGDELTLQVGSYRRIVALPRVLLGRQVEAARLADGILTIHFGPNEES from the coding sequence TTGCGCATTATTATTTACACAGGTAAAGGCGGAGTGGGAAAAACCAGTATCGCCGCAGCAACGGCTTACCGAATGGCTGCCGAAGGAAAGCGAACGATTGTTATAAGTACGGATGCTGCCCATAGCTTATCGGATTCGCTTGGTATTCCGCTGCAGCATGAACCCCTATTAATTCATGAGCGTTTATGGGCGCAAGAAATCGATAGCTTAAAGGAAACACAGCGGTATTGGGGGAGTGTTCGCAATTGGTTCTCGAACTTTATGCAGTGGGCCAACTTGGATGATATCGGATCTGAAGAGCTAATGGTGTTTCCAGGGTTTGAAGAATTATTTAGCCTCTTGAGAATTAAAGAGCATGCCGAAAGTGGACTGTATGATGCAATCATTGTGGATTGCGCACCGACCGGAGAAACACTTCGATTGCTGAGCTATCCTCAGCTACTTCGATGGTGGGTGCGGAATATATTTCCTTACGAGCGTAAAATTCTCAAGCTGGCACGCCCGATCCTGAAAGTGACCAAGGGCTTGGAACTGCCCAACGACGATGTTATGGACAGCTTCAGCCAAGTAGTCGATCAATTGGAAAAGCTGCAGCAGGTGATCGCCGATCCCGAAATTACTAGCATACGCCTTGTTGTTAATCCGGAGAAAATGGTTATTTCCGAAGCGCGGAGAGCTTTCACTAACCTCAATTTATACGGGTTTCACACCGATGCCGTCATTGTTAATAAAGTGCTTTCCGAAGAAGCATCCGAAGGTTATTTTGCACAGTGGAAACAAATTCAGAACAAGTACGAAGAAGAAATTGTCCAATGCTTTAGTCCTCTGCCGATCTTGAAAGTACCTCTAATGCCTCTTGAGGTTGTTGGGAAAGAGATGCTTGAGCGCGTTGCAGCAGCAGCTTTCCACGAACGGGAATGCGGAGCGATTCTACACAAAGGCATCATAGAGGAAGTGAAGAAAACAGAAGGAGGATATGAACTCCGCATCTCACTACCTTTTACCGAAAAGAAGCAGCTCCAATTAAATCAAAAAGGCGATGAATTGACACTGCAGGTGGGCAGCTACAGACGGATTGTTGCACTGCCGAGGGTCTTGCTGGGCCGACAGGTGGAGGCTGCACGTCTTGCAGACGGCATACTAACCATACATTTCGGTCCGAACGAAGAATCGTAA
- a CDS encoding MarR family winged helix-turn-helix transcriptional regulator, producing the protein MQQLFELIFKNGLRPLSMFPDTTYLELQLTNSDFSTLLLLKFHGQLTMSQMAEHLGAPLSTATSIAKRLVRKGYIYREKSQQDQRIIVNRLTEDGELIAEEALGTMNVMFGRIERALTAEELQQFIHLSLKVAKALQQNADPAGPSKSTQTRTIEID; encoded by the coding sequence ATGCAGCAGCTGTTTGAGCTTATTTTCAAAAATGGTCTTCGACCACTCAGTATGTTTCCTGATACTACCTACCTGGAATTGCAGCTCACGAATTCTGATTTTTCCACATTGCTGTTGCTGAAATTTCATGGGCAGCTGACGATGTCCCAAATGGCTGAACACTTGGGTGCGCCTCTTAGTACGGCGACCAGTATTGCCAAGCGGCTTGTGCGAAAAGGCTATATCTATAGAGAGAAATCGCAGCAAGACCAGCGAATCATTGTTAATCGATTGACGGAAGACGGAGAACTGATAGCTGAAGAGGCGCTAGGTACGATGAATGTCATGTTTGGGCGTATTGAACGTGCTCTAACTGCCGAGGAGCTTCAGCAATTCATTCATCTCTCGTTGAAAGTGGCCAAAGCTTTGCAGCAAAATGCAGATCCTGCCGGACCTTCGAAATCGACGCAGACGAGAACGATTGAAATCGATTAA
- a CDS encoding Rid family detoxifying hydrolase, with translation MKEVIFTSKAQNPEGMPYSQAIKVGNTVYVAGQGPFDPETGRLVGNTLEEQARRALENLKAILEESGAALKDVVKVTVFLGEGAGFDEFNLIYKEYFSKPYPARTIGPANMGFMVQIDAIAVIE, from the coding sequence ATGAAAGAAGTTATTTTTACATCGAAAGCACAAAACCCAGAGGGAATGCCATATTCTCAAGCAATTAAAGTAGGTAATACGGTTTACGTTGCTGGACAAGGACCTTTTGATCCCGAAACAGGTAGATTAGTAGGAAATACTTTAGAAGAACAAGCGAGAAGGGCATTAGAAAACCTTAAAGCAATTTTAGAAGAATCAGGTGCTGCATTGAAAGATGTGGTAAAAGTAACTGTCTTCCTTGGAGAAGGAGCAGGCTTCGATGAATTTAATTTGATTTACAAAGAGTACTTCTCAAAACCATATCCAGCTCGAACAATAGGGCCAGCAAATATGGGTTTTATGGTTCAGATTGATGCAATAGCTGTGATTGAATAA
- a CDS encoding class I SAM-dependent methyltransferase: MGIEWYDMIARKNGGYKSTAIYTVVGVSAEEIFEQRLTSMLPEFMSVLDAGCGHGEFTKKMGRMGTDITGFDNSLEMINIAKSSLEEANYDNVKFVYCSTKGELPFNNDQFNLIYNRRGPTSILNHSRILTSKGTIFGIHSGALEKVKERLLANGFINIEIEEFQDAIYYFPNEREFAKFLTDTPGNPDYTTPTMSNELQQKVKEHIINGNIGVREYKYIWKAIKP, from the coding sequence ATGGGAATTGAGTGGTATGACATGATCGCCAGGAAAAATGGTGGGTATAAAAGCACTGCCATATATACAGTTGTAGGAGTTTCAGCCGAAGAGATTTTTGAACAGAGATTAACTAGCATGTTGCCAGAGTTTATGTCCGTCTTAGATGCAGGATGCGGTCACGGGGAATTTACTAAGAAGATGGGGAGAATGGGAACTGATATTACTGGCTTTGACAACTCATTAGAAATGATAAACATTGCTAAATCTAGTTTAGAGGAGGCTAATTACGATAACGTTAAATTTGTTTATTGTTCAACCAAGGGGGAACTGCCTTTTAATAATGATCAATTTAATCTGATTTACAATAGAAGAGGCCCAACTTCAATACTAAATCATAGCAGAATCTTAACAAGCAAAGGCACCATATTCGGTATCCATTCCGGTGCGCTAGAGAAAGTAAAAGAGCGATTACTCGCTAATGGATTTATAAATATTGAGATTGAAGAATTTCAGGACGCCATCTATTATTTTCCCAACGAGAGGGAATTCGCTAAGTTTTTAACAGACACACCAGGTAACCCGGATTATACAACTCCAACAATGAGCAACGAGCTTCAACAAAAGGTCAAAGAACATATAATTAATGGCAATATAGGTGTTAGAGAATACAAATATATATGGAAAGCTATCAAACCATAA
- a CDS encoding uroporphyrinogen-III synthase: protein MKKLNNKKIVIAGSRKTEEMSLLIEKQGGIPVIRPLQGLLHFDESAIEQELLFCVNNKMDWFVLTTGTGTDRLLGAAERLGIHSTLIQKMKEAKVAARGYKTYAHLKKLDIKPEIVDEDGTTLGLIRSMDLCDFAGKTVVVQLHGEPQPNLIQFLENRGANVIQLLPYRHVEPESSTLDTLCHELSTNSIDAVCFTTAVQVRYLFAYAKRQGIDEIVRESFKTRVNAVAVGKVTEEALREEGLDHVIVPENERMGAMVIELVKYYENQ from the coding sequence ATGAAAAAGCTGAACAACAAGAAAATCGTCATTGCGGGTTCTAGAAAAACAGAGGAAATGAGTCTATTAATTGAGAAGCAGGGAGGTATACCTGTCATTCGTCCTTTGCAAGGCCTTTTACATTTTGATGAGTCGGCAATTGAACAAGAATTATTATTTTGCGTGAATAATAAGATGGATTGGTTTGTTCTTACGACAGGCACTGGAACAGATAGACTGCTGGGTGCTGCAGAACGGTTAGGAATTCATTCAACTTTGATTCAAAAAATGAAAGAAGCGAAGGTAGCAGCACGTGGATATAAGACGTATGCACATCTTAAGAAATTGGATATAAAACCTGAAATTGTCGATGAAGATGGAACGACACTAGGTTTAATTCGAAGTATGGACCTTTGCGATTTCGCGGGCAAAACAGTAGTTGTCCAGTTACATGGTGAACCTCAGCCCAATTTGATCCAATTCTTAGAGAATCGGGGGGCGAATGTTATTCAACTGCTGCCTTATCGGCATGTAGAACCGGAATCATCCACTTTGGATACATTGTGTCATGAGCTCTCAACGAATTCGATAGACGCTGTTTGTTTTACTACCGCGGTGCAGGTGCGATATCTGTTTGCATATGCGAAACGTCAAGGCATCGATGAGATCGTTCGAGAATCGTTCAAGACTCGAGTGAATGCAGTAGCGGTCGGCAAAGTAACGGAAGAGGCATTGAGAGAAGAAGGATTGGACCACGTCATCGTTCCTGAAAACGAACGGATGGGGGCTATGGTTATTGAATTAGTCAAGTATTATGAGAATCAATAG